The Actinomycetota bacterium DNA window CCCCTGGTCCACCATATGACCAACCTGGTAGTTATGAACGATACTGCCAACATCACCCTCCACATCGGGGCCCTGCCCGTCATGGCCCACGCTCGTGAAGAGGTGGCCGAGATGGTCGCCATTTCGGGATGTCTTCTTTTGAATCCCGGCACTCTCACGGCCGAACTCGTCGATTCGATGCTGATAGCCGGCAAAAGGGCCAATGAGCTTGGCGTTCCGGTCGTGCTCGATCCGGTTGGGGCCGGGGCGACCAACTTTCGCACTAGCAGCAACATGCGTATCTTGAGCGAGGTCAAAGTATCGATTATGCGGGGAAACGCCGGAGAGATAGCCGCCCTCTCAGGGGCGGGCGGCCAGGTCAAAGGGGTGGAGTCGGTAGGAGATTTGGCCGATCCGCTCTCGGTGGCCAAGAAGGCGGCCAAAGATTTTGGCCTGACCGTTGCCATGACCGGAGCGCGCGATATCATAACCGATGGAAAGAGGGCTCTTGGCATAGATAACGGAGACAGATGGCTTACGACGCTGACCGGAACCGGCTGCATGTCGACGACGATGGTGGCTTCCTTTGCGGCCGTTGAAAGCGATCCGCTTTTGGCATGCGCCGGAGCGCTCATAGCTTATGGCATCGCGGCCGAAAGGGCCGCCGAAAAAGCCAAGGGACCGGCCACTTTCAAAGAAGCTCTCATGGACGGCGTCTACAATTTGACGGCTGACCAAATCAAAGAGGGCGGCCGGCTAGCCCTTCTTTAACTCAATCGATTATCTGGATTGTGTCTCCGGCCGCTATCCGGCCGCCCAGTGTAACCTCAGCAAATACACCTTCGGTCGGCATGACGCACTCGCCGGCCTGGGCTTTTATGGCGCAGGGCTTGTGACACTCCTTGCCGATCTTGCTTATCCTTACGATTGCCTCTTTACCCAACTTCAGGCTCGTTCCAAGCGACAGATTTACAAGCTCTAAACCTTCAGTCGTGATATTTTCGGCAAAGTCGCCGGGGCCTACCGAAAGCCCCTTATCCTTCATCTTCTCGATCGATTCGACGGCCAAGAGGCTGAGTTCGCGCAGCCCATCACCTCCGTGGGCGTCGCCGGCAATGCCTTGACCGGGCGACAAGACCGCCTCGC harbors:
- the thiM gene encoding hydroxyethylthiazole kinase, with amino-acid sequence MKIEEILTKSASNLEAIRASKPLVHHMTNLVVMNDTANITLHIGALPVMAHAREEVAEMVAISGCLLLNPGTLTAELVDSMLIAGKRANELGVPVVLDPVGAGATNFRTSSNMRILSEVKVSIMRGNAGEIAALSGAGGQVKGVESVGDLADPLSVAKKAAKDFGLTVAMTGARDIITDGKRALGIDNGDRWLTTLTGTGCMSTTMVASFAAVESDPLLACAGALIAYGIAAERAAEKAKGPATFKEALMDGVYNLTADQIKEGGRLALL
- a CDS encoding MOSC domain-containing protein, with product MSAFAKIVSINISNCKGVRKSPASEAVLSPGQGIAGDAHGGDGLRELSLLAVESIEKMKDKGLSVGPGDFAENITTEGLELVNLSLGTSLKLGKEAIVRISKIGKECHKPCAIKAQAGECVMPTEGVFAEVTLGGRIAAGDTIQIID